The Deltaproteobacteria bacterium genome contains the following window.
CCGGTTCTTCGCAAACGGACGCGCCGTTTTTCCGCAGTCCCTCGGCGAGCTTCGATGCCAGAGTGAAGGAAGCCGACTTCCGGCCCTTGGGGCTCCCGGTCAGGATCAGCGCGTTCATCGCGTCACCCCGGCCCGGTCGAGGAGGCGTTCCGCGGACCGTCGCGCCGGTTCCGCGTCCGCGACGCCCACCAGGACGGTCGATTCGACCGTTTGGTGGATGTTCAGTCCGTTTCGGGCCACAAGCCCGGCGAACAGCCGCTCGGCTTCGGGGTCGGGAAACGGCAACGTCCCCAGACCGATCGTCTTCGGGTATCTCCGGTACCTCAGGAGATGGTGCACTTCGCCGCCCACGGTGGTGAACCGCGGATCCAGCACGGGGATGAACCGGTCGAGCATCTTCTTCAGCTCGGACGAGTAGCCGCCGAACGTCACCGGTGTCGCGTACAC
Protein-coding sequences here:
- a CDS encoding flavodoxin family protein, producing the protein MKALVLDGSREGDLLTPVAVRGVVSALAGRAVDVRHVALRELAISPCAGCFGCWTRTPGECVIEDAASDVLRSYVGSDVVVYATPVTFGGYSSELKKMLDRFIPVLDPRFTTVGGEVHHLLRYRRYPKTIGLGTLPFPDPEAERLFAGLVARNGLNIHQTVESTVLVGVADAEPARRSAERLLDRAGVTR